Proteins found in one Irregularibacter muris genomic segment:
- a CDS encoding uracil-xanthine permease family protein, with product MKKQKVVTRNAPIEDISTLGPVKSVALGIQHVFTLFASTVLVPILTGLDVGVALIMSGIGTLLFHFITQGKVPAYLGSSFSFIAPLIFAGELYGLDYARGGIVIAGLIYVIVALLISVFGVEKILRFFPPIVTGPIIIVISMTLAPNAINMASQDWLLSLVTLAVIISVAMFGKGFMKIVPVIMGLIAGYVLAAVLGRIDYTPIVEAAWIGMPNFALPKFNAGSIAIIAPIALVTIVEHIGDVLAMSGVVRKELSVDPGLTRTLMGDGVATSISALFGGPANTTYSQNTGVVALTKVFDPKVMRIAAVITILIGLVPKLNAFTSTIPSPVIGGAVVVLFGMIASIGARTLVNNQVDFSKTRNMIIAAVILVFGLGGAVIEIKIGLVDIKLVGMALAAIVGIFLNAILPTEVEDEEEASMM from the coding sequence GTGAAAAAACAAAAGGTTGTTACAAGAAATGCGCCCATTGAAGATATCAGCACCTTGGGACCAGTAAAGAGCGTAGCTTTGGGGATACAACACGTATTTACTTTATTTGCTTCCACAGTATTGGTACCTATTTTGACGGGACTTGATGTAGGGGTAGCTCTCATTATGTCGGGTATTGGAACCTTACTTTTCCACTTCATTACCCAAGGGAAGGTGCCAGCCTATCTAGGTTCATCTTTCTCCTTTATCGCCCCTTTGATTTTTGCAGGAGAGTTATATGGCCTTGACTATGCTAGAGGAGGCATTGTCATAGCAGGACTTATTTATGTTATTGTAGCTTTGCTGATTTCTGTTTTCGGAGTGGAGAAAATTCTTCGGTTTTTCCCACCTATTGTCACCGGGCCTATTATCATCGTCATTAGTATGACCCTAGCACCTAATGCCATAAACATGGCCTCTCAAGACTGGTTATTGTCCTTAGTTACTTTGGCGGTGATCATTAGTGTAGCTATGTTTGGAAAAGGATTTATGAAAATCGTTCCCGTTATTATGGGACTTATTGCTGGTTACGTACTGGCTGCTGTTTTGGGTAGGATAGATTATACTCCCATTGTAGAAGCTGCATGGATAGGAATGCCAAACTTTGCCTTACCGAAGTTCAATGCAGGTTCCATCGCCATTATAGCACCTATTGCGTTGGTCACTATTGTGGAACATATCGGGGATGTGTTGGCTATGAGTGGAGTGGTGAGAAAAGAATTGTCCGTAGATCCAGGTCTTACGAGAACACTTATGGGAGATGGGGTTGCTACATCTATATCAGCCTTATTTGGAGGACCAGCCAATACCACATACTCACAAAATACAGGAGTAGTGGCTTTGACTAAGGTGTTCGATCCCAAAGTCATGCGAATTGCCGCCGTTATTACCATTTTAATTGGATTGGTTCCAAAGCTAAATGCCTTTACTAGCACCATCCCTTCACCAGTTATTGGAGGAGCAGTCGTCGTACTCTTTGGAATGATAGCATCTATAGGGGCTAGAACTCTTGTGAACAATCAAGTGGATTTTTCGAAAACAAGAAATATGATTATTGCCGCTGTTATATTGGTCTTTGGTTTAGGGGGAGCTGTCATTGAAATAAAAATTGGCTTAGTGGACATCAAACTAGTAGGAATGGCCTTAGCTGCTATTGTAGGAATATTCCTAAATGCCATTTTGCCAACAGAGGTAGAAGATGAAGAAGAAGCATCCATGATGTAG
- a CDS encoding GntR family transcriptional regulator, producing the protein MKWNIDSERPVYIQLIEQIQAGIVSGLFRPGDRLPSVRDLAAEARVNPNTMQRALSELERTHLIYTQRTNGRYITSDLEMIKELKRQSAQELIMDFLEKMKQLGLENDETLEMMTKTVKEMKE; encoded by the coding sequence GTGAAATGGAATATTGACTCAGAGCGTCCGGTTTATATTCAACTCATTGAACAAATACAAGCAGGGATCGTCTCTGGTCTTTTCCGTCCTGGAGATCGGTTACCCTCGGTAAGGGATCTGGCGGCAGAGGCTAGGGTGAATCCTAATACTATGCAAAGAGCTTTATCTGAATTAGAACGGACCCATTTAATCTACACCCAGCGTACCAATGGTAGATATATTACTTCTGATTTAGAAATGATTAAGGAGTTAAAAAGGCAATCCGCTCAGGAGCTCATTATGGACTTTTTGGAAAAAATGAAGCAATTGGGTTTAGAAAATGATGAAACCTTAGAGATGATGACAAAAACTGTAAAGGAGATGAAGGAATGA
- a CDS encoding ABC transporter ATP-binding protein, with protein sequence MNPILTCQDITKRYTGFTALFNVDLTLERGRIIGLLGPNGSGKTTLLKLISGLLVPDMGKIEVCGVEPGIATKKRVSYLPEKTYLADWMRVDQVMDFFQDFYQDFDKERAYGMLTDLHIDPKQKLKTMSKGTKEKVQLILVMSREADLYCLDEPIGGVDPASRDYILNTILSNYREKSTILISTHLISDIEKILDEVVFLKDGNITLHSSVDDIRLKEGKSIDSLFREVFKC encoded by the coding sequence ATGAATCCTATTTTAACATGTCAAGACATTACCAAAAGATATACGGGTTTTACTGCCCTTTTCAATGTAGATCTTACTTTAGAAAGAGGACGCATTATTGGACTATTAGGCCCCAATGGCAGTGGAAAAACCACTTTACTTAAATTAATCAGCGGCCTTTTAGTGCCGGATATGGGAAAGATCGAAGTTTGCGGAGTAGAACCAGGGATTGCTACAAAAAAACGGGTCTCTTATTTACCAGAAAAAACTTATTTGGCTGATTGGATGAGAGTAGATCAGGTCATGGATTTTTTCCAAGATTTTTATCAAGACTTTGATAAAGAAAGAGCTTATGGTATGTTAACTGATCTCCACATTGATCCCAAGCAAAAATTAAAAACTATGTCCAAGGGAACCAAAGAAAAAGTACAATTGATTTTGGTCATGAGTCGAGAAGCCGACCTTTATTGTTTGGATGAACCTATAGGAGGTGTGGATCCTGCCTCTAGAGATTATATTCTAAATACCATTCTTTCAAATTATCGAGAAAAGTCCACCATCTTGATTTCCACCCATCTTATTTCCGATATTGAAAAGATTTTAGATGAGGTAGTTTTTCTGAAGGATGGTAATATCACCCTACATTCATCTGTAGACGATATTCGACTAAAGGAAGGAAAATCCATCGATTCTCTATTTAGGGAGGTATTTAAATGTTAG